From Erigeron canadensis isolate Cc75 chromosome 8, C_canadensis_v1, whole genome shotgun sequence, one genomic window encodes:
- the LOC122580151 gene encoding G-type lectin S-receptor-like serine/threonine-protein kinase At2g19130: MVVSKWNGSKQYWDTGSWDPLMVNPFYNYSYHTDENESYFTYSPYNPSTVARFILDVAGQLQLQTWSDSTKQWNIIWAQPEAQCKVYALCGSFGTCRQSGSSVCSCLTGFQPRSESSWNQSDFSGGCLRKTSLDCGENEGKLDFLMVKVTSLPPNRSIAVKSPGECHASCLRECSCNAYSSVDNQCSLWGGDLLNLSEDNVNGKSIYVKVASKDLPSHKKNNKVIIVAVIGSIAVVVFVLGLFVLIIYRKKRMFVKKTTMEGSLVVFSYRDLQVATKNFSEKLGGGGFGSVFKGVLHDSSTVAVKKLESFNQGEKQFRSEVSTIGTVQHVNLVRLRGFCAEGDSKLLVYDYMSEGSLHSHLFQEKKVLNWKTRYGIALGIAKGLVYLHEKCIDCIIHCDIKPENILLDVDFHPRIADFGLAKLVGRDFSRVLTTMRGTRGYLAPEWLSGVAITAKADVFSYGMMLFELVCGKRNTEESADSCYTYFPSLAADVVLAGGDILSLLDSRLNREASVKEVTKICKVAYWCIQDAEDSRPSMSQVVQILEGDSDVNMPPLPQLVQFFADKSEHTLFFIECSSTGRSEVHSNSQVGNS; the protein is encoded by the coding sequence ATGGTTGTAAGTAAATGGAATGGTTCCAAACAGTATTGGGATACTGGATCTTGGGATCCGTTGATGGtcaatccattttataattaCAGCTATCATACGGATGAGAATGAGAGTTACTTCACCTATTCGCCCTATAATCCTTCCACTGTAGCTAGATTTATATTGGATGTTGCTGGTCAATTGCAGCTACAAACATGGTCGGATTCTACGAAACAATGGAATATCATCTGGGCTCAGCCTGAAGCACAATGTAAGGTCTATGCTTTATGTGGGTCTTTTGGCACTTGCAGGCAGAGTGGATCGTCAGTATGTAGTTGTTTGACTGGTTTTCAGCCTAGATCAGAGAGTAGTTGGAATCAAAGTGATTTCTCTGGTGGGTGTTTGAGAAAAACCAGCTTGGATTGTGGGGAAAATGAGGGAAAGCTCGACTTTCTCATGGTCAAAGTCACGAGTCTCCCTCCAAATAGGTCTATTGCGGTTAAAAGTCCTGGAGAATGCCATGCTAGCTGTCTGAGGGAGTGCTCATGTAATGCTTACTCCAGCGTAGATAATCAGTGTTCTCTTTGGGGTGGAGACCTCTTGAATCTCTCCGAAGATAATGTTAACGGTAAATCAATCTATGTCAAGGTTGCTTCAAAAGATCTTCCAAGtcataaaaagaataataaggTCATCATTGTTGCTGTAATTGGGTCCATCGCAGTCGTGGTTTTTGTCTTAGGTTTATTTGTGCTcataatttatagaaaaaagagGATGTTcgttaaaaaaacaacaatggAGGGATCGTTGGTGGTGTTTTCCTACAGAGATTTGCAAGTAGCTACAAAAAATTTCTCAGAGAAACTAGGAGGTGGCGGTTTTGGTTCTGTTTTCAAAGGGGTACTACATGATTCATCCACTGTGGCAGTAAAAAAACTTGAAAGCTTCAACCAAGGAGAAAAGCAATTCAGGAGCGAAGTCAGTACAATCGGGACTGTTCAACATGTTAATCTAGTACGTCTTCGTGGATTCTGTGCAGAAGGTGACAGCAAGTTATTGGTGTATGATTACATGTCGGAAGGTTCTCTACATTCCCATCTTttccaagaaaaaaaagttttaaattggAAAACAAGGTATGGTATTGCACTTGGAATTGCAAAAGGGTTGGTTTATCTTCACGAGAAGTGCATAGACTGCATAATTCACTGCGACATAAAACCAGAAAACATTCTTTTAGATGTCGATTTCCACCCAAGGATTGCAGACTTTGGTTTGGCAAAGCTTGTGGGTCGAGACTTTAGTAGGGTCTTGACAACTATGAGAGGAACAAGAGGGTATCTAGCACCAGAATGGTTATCAGGGGTGGCTATCACAGCCAAAGCAGACGTCTTTAGCTACGGAATGATGCTTTTTGAATTAGTATGTGGCAAGAGAAATACAGAGGAATCTGCAGATTCGTGCTATACATATTTCCCTAGTTTGGCGGCAGATGTTGTTCTGGCTGGAGGTGATATTCTCAGCTTACTTGACAGCAGGTTAAACAGAGAGGCCAGTGTTAAAGAAGTCACAAAAATATGCAAAGTTGCATATTGGTGTATCCAAGATGCTGAAGACAGCAGGCCTTCGATGAGTCAGGTTGTACAGATTCTTGAGGGTGATTCGGATGTGAACATGCCTCCACTTCCACAGTTGGTCCAATTTTTTGCTGATAAGTCAGAGCATACTCTTTTCTTCATCGAGTGTTCCTCAACCGGAAGATCAGAAGTTCACAGCAACTCGCAGGTTGGCAACTCCTAG